In Methanococcoides sp. LMO-2, a single window of DNA contains:
- a CDS encoding DMT family transporter, whose translation MIRMDRNSNKPSIYIITSCIMYGCVGVLLEGINGMDTGSILFYRFFFGLIGIIMFIIATRRYNDLYLSKKKPSMVLRGILNIICLFSYFLSMKYAGVSIAVMLLYTSPVYVTLASPLLFKERISTQSMIALLFSVVGILMLIDPSNISSVGAADNYPLGIFFGIIAGISNASSSLMIDNLKEDYSGLSLLFWSTLMGMLILSPYAVRVSGQVLLENIWMLLQMGLVLSTVASLIYLNGAVNMKAQTTSVLALLEPVSSIFFGYMILNDPLFGNTIKGCGLILIGAFMISMGEMNFFGSRIQPRLKLRRNLYASSWRGFPRFQFGNFRKY comes from the coding sequence ATGATTAGAATGGATAGAAACTCAAATAAACCCTCTATATACATTATTACATCATGTATTATGTATGGATGCGTTGGTGTGCTATTAGAAGGTATAAATGGGATGGATACCGGTTCCATACTGTTTTATAGATTCTTCTTTGGATTAATAGGTATTATAATGTTTATTATAGCTACTAGAAGGTATAATGATCTATATTTATCTAAAAAAAAGCCTTCTATGGTCTTAAGAGGAATTTTAAACATTATATGCCTGTTTTCATATTTCCTATCCATGAAATACGCAGGGGTATCTATCGCAGTCATGTTACTCTATACATCACCTGTATATGTGACCCTGGCATCACCACTGCTGTTCAAGGAGAGGATAAGTACCCAGAGCATGATAGCTTTGCTATTCTCAGTAGTAGGAATACTAATGCTGATAGACCCAAGTAACATATCATCTGTTGGAGCTGCCGACAACTATCCACTGGGTATTTTCTTTGGAATAATAGCAGGGATCTCAAATGCATCTAGCAGCCTGATGATAGACAATCTCAAAGAAGACTACTCAGGATTGTCTCTGTTGTTCTGGTCAACTCTAATGGGTATGCTTATCCTTTCCCCATATGCGGTCAGGGTATCTGGTCAGGTATTACTTGAAAACATTTGGATGCTTTTGCAGATGGGACTCGTACTCTCGACTGTTGCAAGCCTCATATACCTAAATGGTGCAGTGAACATGAAAGCACAAACCACAAGTGTGCTTGCATTGCTGGAACCAGTAAGCAGTATCTTCTTTGGATACATGATTCTAAATGATCCTCTCTTTGGGAACACTATCAAGGGTTGTGGGCTTATACTGATCGGTGCTTTTATGATAAGTATGGGGGAGATGAACTTCTTTGGAAGTCGCATACAACCACGGTTAAAACTACGAAGGAACCTTTATGCTTCATCCTGGAGAGGCTTCCCGAGATTTCAGTTTGGGAACTTCAGGAAGTATTAA
- a CDS encoding DUF4386 domain-containing protein: MEEIDENMNSYRKTAIIVGILFIFAIVMLFVGEALYKPILDSPDYLDNAYPNKVVVITGILIEFTGVPAVVLLSLFLFPVLKKYNEVLALGYVVFRLFEAALLSVAYISKLLLVNLSQDYLSKGGVDASYFQYIGSSIQSVDQWAGTQGLIYHIAFALGSLMLYYVLYRSKLVPRFISAWGFIAAIALLTGSVLINIDMFSGISEVGLELIFALPIAVAEIMLSIWLIVKGFDPSAIASTSARTDTDEV, translated from the coding sequence ATGGAAGAAATCGATGAAAATATGAACTCCTACAGAAAGACCGCAATAATTGTGGGAATATTGTTCATATTTGCAATCGTCATGCTTTTTGTTGGAGAGGCTCTTTACAAGCCAATTCTGGATTCTCCGGATTATCTGGACAATGCTTATCCGAACAAAGTAGTTGTGATAACTGGAATTCTTATAGAGTTTACAGGTGTTCCTGCAGTAGTTCTTTTATCATTGTTCCTGTTTCCAGTCTTAAAAAAGTACAATGAAGTCCTGGCACTGGGATATGTCGTTTTCAGATTGTTTGAGGCTGCGCTCTTAAGTGTTGCTTATATCAGTAAGCTGCTACTGGTCAATCTAAGTCAGGACTATTTGAGCAAAGGAGGTGTTGATGCTTCATATTTCCAGTATATAGGAAGCTCGATACAGTCAGTAGATCAGTGGGCTGGCACACAGGGACTGATCTACCATATCGCTTTTGCTTTAGGATCCCTGATGCTTTATTATGTATTATATAGATCAAAGCTCGTTCCACGATTCATATCGGCTTGGGGCTTCATTGCTGCTATAGCTTTGTTGACCGGTTCTGTGCTGATCAATATTGATATGTTTTCCGGAATTTCAGAGGTGGGATTGGAGCTCATCTTTGCCCTTCCTATCGCTGTGGCCGAGATTATGCTCTCGATATGGCTTATAGTGAAAGGTTTCGATCCATCTGCGATCGCTTCCACGTCTGCCAGAACAGATACAGATGAAGTTTGA
- a CDS encoding amidase: MDNIIYSSAKSLAQAIRSKEISSEEVVEAYLERIEEVNPDLNAIVQLQANEAREQARKADAALARGDIKGPLHGVPFTVKDNAEVKGITCTSGTKGRSSFIPAQDATIVTRMKEAGGILLGKTNLPELALGFESDNLVYGRTSNPYDLSLTSGGSSGGEAAIIAAGGSPLGLGNDAGGSIRLPSHFCGIAGIKPTAGRVPLTGHFQPPFGHITPLWQAGPMARFVEDLILTLPIIAGVDWHDPAIVPMPLDDPDKVEIDKLRAAVYTDNGIIPPTPEISKVVMNTAEVLSDAGMEVTEDIPEGIEQSFWLENAMFEADAGYCIEKPLEIAGTTEIHPFTKGILEECHSKAGSSADFSELLIQLDRFRSKMLSFMENYDVMICPVCASPAMPHGTTFENFSAFSYTMTYNLTGWPGAVVRAGTSPEGLPIGVQVVARPWREDVALAVAQYIEKAMGGWQPPQL, from the coding sequence TTGGATAATATCATATATTCATCTGCTAAATCACTGGCACAGGCTATTCGTTCAAAAGAGATCAGTTCTGAAGAAGTTGTTGAAGCGTACTTAGAGCGGATCGAAGAAGTAAATCCTGACTTGAACGCGATCGTACAGCTTCAGGCCAATGAGGCCCGGGAACAGGCTCGAAAAGCCGATGCTGCTCTTGCACGGGGAGACATTAAAGGGCCGCTTCACGGTGTACCATTTACGGTCAAAGATAATGCAGAGGTAAAAGGAATTACTTGCACATCAGGAACTAAAGGGCGTTCATCCTTTATTCCGGCTCAGGACGCTACCATTGTAACCCGAATGAAGGAGGCAGGTGGCATCTTATTGGGAAAGACAAATCTTCCGGAACTTGCTCTTGGATTTGAGAGCGATAATCTAGTCTATGGACGTACATCGAACCCTTACGATCTTTCGCTTACATCCGGGGGTAGCAGTGGAGGAGAAGCAGCCATTATTGCTGCGGGCGGATCTCCATTAGGTCTGGGTAATGATGCAGGGGGAAGCATTCGTTTACCATCCCATTTCTGTGGCATAGCCGGAATCAAGCCAACTGCAGGACGAGTGCCATTAACAGGTCACTTTCAGCCTCCATTCGGACACATAACTCCATTATGGCAGGCCGGACCAATGGCAAGGTTCGTAGAAGATCTGATCTTAACACTCCCGATCATTGCAGGGGTTGACTGGCACGATCCTGCGATTGTCCCTATGCCTCTGGATGATCCTGATAAAGTTGAGATTGATAAACTGCGTGCCGCGGTTTACACAGATAATGGTATCATACCGCCTACGCCGGAAATATCTAAGGTCGTAATGAATACAGCAGAGGTGCTTTCAGATGCGGGTATGGAAGTGACAGAAGACATACCTGAAGGTATTGAACAGTCCTTTTGGCTCGAGAATGCTATGTTTGAAGCAGATGCAGGGTATTGTATTGAAAAGCCCTTAGAGATTGCAGGGACAACTGAAATCCATCCCTTTACAAAAGGCATTTTAGAAGAGTGCCACTCTAAAGCCGGATCATCTGCTGATTTTAGTGAATTGTTGATCCAGCTGGACAGGTTCCGCAGTAAAATGCTCTCTTTCATGGAGAACTATGATGTGATGATCTGTCCTGTGTGTGCATCTCCTGCTATGCCTCATGGAACCACGTTCGAAAATTTCTCTGCATTTAGCTATACTATGACCTATAACCTGACCGGGTGGCCCGGTGCAGTTGTTCGTGCCGGTACTTCACCGGAAGGATTGCCCATTGGCGTACAGGTGGTAGCTCGTCCGTGGAGAGAAGACGTTGCTCTGGCTGTGGCTCAGTACATTGAGAAGGCCATGGGTGGCTGGCAGCCTCCGCAGCTCTGA
- the ablA gene encoding lysine 2,3-aminomutase encodes MEKYSKQQKEIATMIDSDDFLDKWKDWNWQLKHSIKDIETFEKLLGISFEPSEKAKLEETLEKFPLSITPYYLSLIDSDDFRNDPIFLQSFPSPEELSVSDEELEDPLSEDTDSPIEGITHRYPDRVLFHISNVCSMYCRHCTRKRKVGDIDCIPGKDKVLEGIEYIRNTPQIRDVLLSGGDPLMLSDDYLDWILTEISSIPHVEVIRIGSRMPVVLPYRITDELVEVLKKHHPVWLNTHFNHPREVTASSRQALQKLADAGVPLGNQTVLLAGVNDCQRIIKKLVHKLVQNRVRPYYLYQCDLSEGLSHFRTPIGKGIEIMENLIGHTSGFAVPTYVIDAPHGGGKIPVMPNYIISWSTNRVILRNYEGVITTYKEPESYKQVYCDRKCDDCCLQLKLDDATEYKGIGIAKLLADHDDTTSLVPEDNARMERRA; translated from the coding sequence ATGGAAAAATACAGTAAGCAACAAAAAGAAATAGCAACAATGATCGATTCTGATGACTTTCTGGACAAATGGAAAGATTGGAATTGGCAGTTAAAACATTCTATTAAGGATATTGAGACTTTCGAGAAACTTCTCGGGATCAGTTTTGAACCTTCTGAAAAAGCAAAGCTCGAGGAAACCCTTGAAAAATTCCCATTGTCTATCACCCCTTATTATCTATCGCTGATAGACTCTGATGATTTCAGGAATGACCCTATCTTTCTCCAGTCGTTCCCTTCACCTGAAGAATTAAGTGTATCAGATGAGGAACTTGAAGATCCTCTTTCAGAAGATACGGATAGCCCTATTGAGGGCATAACTCACAGATATCCTGACAGGGTACTTTTCCACATAAGCAATGTATGTTCGATGTATTGCCGCCATTGCACACGTAAACGAAAAGTAGGGGACATTGATTGTATCCCTGGAAAAGATAAGGTACTCGAAGGTATCGAATATATCAGGAACACTCCACAAATAAGGGACGTTTTATTGTCCGGCGGTGATCCTTTGATGCTATCTGATGATTACCTGGACTGGATCCTTACTGAGATCAGTAGCATTCCTCATGTGGAAGTGATCCGAATCGGCAGCAGGATGCCTGTTGTACTTCCATATCGTATAACAGATGAACTTGTTGAGGTCTTGAAAAAGCATCATCCTGTCTGGTTGAATACTCATTTCAACCATCCGCGAGAGGTTACTGCCTCTTCCAGACAGGCACTTCAAAAGCTTGCAGATGCAGGTGTACCTCTTGGAAACCAGACGGTACTTCTTGCAGGTGTGAATGATTGCCAGAGAATTATCAAGAAGCTGGTCCACAAGCTGGTCCAGAACCGTGTCCGTCCGTACTACCTGTATCAATGTGACCTTTCCGAAGGTCTTTCACATTTCAGGACCCCTATAGGCAAGGGAATAGAGATCATGGAGAACCTGATCGGCCATACAAGTGGTTTTGCAGTTCCTACCTATGTGATCGATGCTCCTCATGGAGGTGGAAAGATACCTGTCATGCCAAATTACATCATCTCATGGTCAACGAATCGCGTTATCCTTCGTAATTATGAAGGTGTTATTACCACCTACAAGGAACCAGAGTCATACAAACAGGTATATTGTGATCGCAAATGCGACGATTGTTGTCTTCAACTTAAACTTGACGATGCCACAGAATACAAGGGAATTGGTATTGCTAAGTTGCTTGCGGACCATGATGATACTACCAGTCTTGTTCCTGAAGATAATGCCAGGATGGAGAGACGGGCTTAA
- a CDS encoding NAD(P)-dependent alcohol dehydrogenase produces the protein MKAIIATKYGPADVLELKEVAKPILKDNEVLIKIHAAAVTISDIMMLKGTPYITRFFTGLIRPRRAIQGSEFAGEIEAVGKNVKRFKKGDKVFGTNGADCGCYAEFVCIPEEDFLDIMPDNMSYKEAAPVCGALAAWNFLKDKANIQSGQKVLINGASGSMGTAAIQIARYFGAEVTGVCSTTNLELVKSLGADKVIDNTKEDFTKSGETYNIIFDVESKTSFSRCKGSLTQKGIYLRTFPGIAILLQMLWTSKIGSKKAKFSATGLLPVPKRLTFLKELKELIEAGKLKSVIDRSYLPEQIVEAYRYVETEGEVGNVVITLGDNIKN, from the coding sequence ATGAAAGCGATTATAGCCACAAAATATGGGCCAGCGGATGTTCTTGAATTAAAAGAAGTAGCTAAACCAATACTAAAGGACAATGAAGTTCTCATAAAAATTCATGCGGCAGCAGTAACAATATCAGACATAATGATGCTAAAGGGTACTCCTTATATTACAAGATTTTTCACTGGTCTTATAAGGCCAAGAAGGGCTATACAAGGCTCTGAGTTTGCCGGAGAAATCGAAGCAGTGGGTAAAAATGTAAAGCGATTTAAAAAAGGCGACAAGGTATTTGGAACGAACGGTGCCGATTGTGGTTGTTATGCCGAGTTTGTATGTATTCCTGAAGAGGATTTTCTGGATATAATGCCAGACAACATGTCCTATAAGGAAGCTGCTCCCGTCTGTGGGGCATTAGCAGCATGGAATTTTCTTAAAGATAAGGCAAATATTCAGAGCGGACAGAAAGTCCTTATCAATGGCGCTTCTGGAAGTATGGGTACAGCTGCGATACAGATCGCCAGGTACTTTGGAGCAGAAGTTACCGGGGTATGCAGTACCACGAATTTAGAACTGGTGAAATCTCTGGGAGCAGATAAGGTAATTGATAACACCAAAGAGGATTTTACCAAAAGTGGTGAGACATATAACATTATCTTTGACGTGGAGAGCAAGACTTCATTTTCACGTTGTAAAGGTTCGCTAACGCAAAAAGGCATATATCTTAGAACATTTCCCGGGATAGCGATCCTTCTTCAAATGTTATGGACTTCAAAGATAGGCAGTAAAAAAGCCAAGTTTTCAGCCACAGGTCTTCTGCCAGTTCCAAAGCGTCTTACCTTCCTCAAAGAGCTTAAAGAGCTTATTGAGGCCGGGAAGCTAAAATCGGTCATTGATAGAAGCTATCTGCCGGAACAAATTGTCGAGGCTTACAGGTATGTAGAAACAGAGGGAGAAGTAGGAAATGTAGTCATAACTTTGGGGGATAATATCAAAAACTGA
- a CDS encoding glycine betaine/L-proline ABC transporter ATP-binding protein yields MFEKTGQNVGLYNVNFDIYEGEIFVIMGLSGSGKSTLLRCINRLIEPTDGHVLLDGDDVATATSEELREMRRKKMGMVFQNFALIPHRTVLDNVAYGLEIQGVSKDERYPKAVEAIETVGLKGYEESKTSQLSGGMQQRVGLARALATDPDILLMDEAFSALDPLIRSEMQDELLALEDKMQKTIVFVSHDLDEALKLGDRIMIMNDGKIAQIGTAEEILTEPADDYVSKFVAGVDRTKIFTAEAVMKRAEPVVSINSGPKVALQLMREHGISSIFVVNREKHVEGIITVDDAVSASKEGKTLRDIMSDDVTAIHPDTPLNELIPIIENSSPLAVTRDDGKLTGIIVRGSVLGALAIEEV; encoded by the coding sequence ATTTTTGAAAAGACCGGTCAGAACGTTGGACTCTACAACGTTAATTTCGATATCTACGAAGGCGAAATTTTTGTAATAATGGGCCTCTCCGGCTCCGGAAAATCCACTCTTTTGCGCTGTATTAACCGCCTGATTGAACCAACCGATGGACATGTCCTCCTTGATGGTGACGATGTGGCCACTGCAACCTCTGAAGAACTGCGGGAAATGCGCAGGAAAAAGATGGGAATGGTCTTCCAGAATTTTGCACTTATTCCCCACAGAACCGTTCTTGACAACGTTGCTTACGGCCTGGAGATACAGGGAGTGTCAAAAGATGAGAGGTATCCTAAAGCGGTAGAAGCAATCGAGACAGTTGGCCTTAAAGGATATGAAGAAAGCAAGACCTCCCAGCTCAGCGGAGGTATGCAGCAAAGGGTCGGACTTGCAAGAGCACTTGCAACTGATCCTGACATCCTTCTAATGGATGAAGCTTTCAGTGCTCTTGACCCCCTCATAAGAAGCGAGATGCAGGATGAGCTGCTTGCACTTGAGGACAAGATGCAGAAAACCATCGTTTTTGTCTCCCATGACCTCGATGAGGCGCTGAAACTGGGCGATCGGATCATGATAATGAATGACGGGAAGATCGCACAGATAGGTACTGCTGAAGAGATCCTTACCGAACCTGCGGATGATTATGTCTCAAAGTTCGTTGCAGGTGTTGACAGAACAAAGATCTTCACAGCAGAAGCGGTGATGAAGCGTGCCGAACCTGTGGTATCGATCAACTCCGGTCCGAAAGTGGCCTTACAGTTGATGAGAGAACATGGAATCTCTTCTATCTTTGTCGTAAACAGGGAGAAGCACGTAGAGGGCATCATTACAGTAGATGATGCAGTAAGTGCTTCCAAAGAAGGAAAGACACTGAGGGACATCATGTCAGATGATGTCACTGCCATTCATCCCGATACACCTTTGAATGAGCTTATCCCGATAATTGAGAACAGTTCACCCCTTGCAGTTACAAGGGATGATGGAAAACTGACAGGGATAATCGTAAGGGGAAGTGTGCTTGGTGCACTTGCCATCGAGGAGGTGTGA
- the ablB gene encoding putative beta-lysine N-acetyltransferase, protein MDSIEKIGNSIIQHGRYNDRIYLMKLDPADMPSLLDKMDSLAEKEGYSKIFTKVPGSFKDLLCARNYLCEASIPRYYGGEDAVIMSKFLDEKRSIDSLDEMHEEVIKKSLSKEKFLNPTLPFGYSIRKCEKQDIENMAEVYQETFDTYPFPIHDPNYLLKTMEDHVVYFGVFKDEKVVALSSAEIDYDHSAVEMTDFATLPEFRGKGLSSHLLMKMAEEMRSMGIRTAFTIARASSYGMNIVFAKCGYEYCGRLVNNTNIGGDIESMNIWYRKLKA, encoded by the coding sequence ATGGATTCAATTGAAAAAATAGGAAATTCCATTATCCAGCACGGTAGATATAACGACCGGATCTATCTCATGAAACTGGATCCGGCAGACATGCCTTCACTTCTGGATAAAATGGATTCACTTGCGGAAAAGGAAGGTTATTCCAAGATCTTCACAAAGGTTCCGGGGTCTTTCAAAGACCTCCTTTGTGCTCGCAACTATCTTTGTGAAGCATCTATCCCGCGATATTACGGGGGAGAGGATGCTGTCATCATGAGCAAGTTTCTTGATGAGAAGAGAAGCATTGACTCTCTGGATGAAATGCATGAGGAGGTTATCAAAAAATCTCTGTCAAAAGAAAAGTTTTTGAATCCAACTCTTCCATTCGGATATTCCATAAGGAAATGCGAGAAACAGGACATTGAAAATATGGCTGAGGTATATCAAGAAACATTTGATACATATCCTTTTCCTATACATGACCCTAATTATCTGTTAAAGACAATGGAAGACCATGTGGTATATTTCGGTGTTTTCAAGGATGAAAAAGTAGTTGCACTTTCTTCTGCTGAGATCGACTATGACCATTCAGCTGTAGAAATGACCGATTTTGCAACATTGCCTGAATTCCGTGGAAAGGGTCTTTCTTCACATTTGCTTATGAAAATGGCAGAAGAAATGAGGTCAATGGGCATAAGGACCGCATTTACCATTGCAAGAGCCAGCTCTTACGGAATGAACATTGTGTTTGCAAAATGCGGATATGAATATTGTGGAAGACTTGTGAACAATACCAACATTGGTGGAGATATTGAAAGCATGAATATCTGGTATCGAAAATTGAAAGCATGA
- a CDS encoding proline/glycine betaine ABC transporter permease yields the protein MELTRIPVGEGVEVLVTWIEANFGFLLDVFSDVTDYMISGLNDGLLMFPPILFTLIIAVGAYFIGNKDKRLAIGSAVGLLLLENLGLWELSMETIALVLSSAFLALLIAIPLGILSAKNEMIFHVLKPILDLMQTMPSFVYLIPAVIFFGLGNVPGLVATIVFAMPPAIRLTNLGIRQVPKELTEVADAFGSTPWQKLVKVELPTALPSIMAGVNQCIMLSLSMVVIAAMIGARGLGYQVLIGIQRVDIGQGFEAGLGIVIIAIILDRFTQHLTPK from the coding sequence ATGGAATTGACCAGAATTCCGGTTGGCGAGGGCGTAGAAGTTCTTGTTACCTGGATCGAAGCTAATTTCGGATTCTTACTTGATGTTTTCAGTGATGTGACCGATTACATGATCTCAGGCCTTAATGATGGCCTGCTCATGTTCCCGCCGATACTGTTCACACTGATCATCGCAGTTGGTGCATATTTCATTGGGAATAAAGATAAAAGACTTGCAATTGGAAGTGCTGTTGGACTGCTATTGCTGGAGAACCTGGGACTTTGGGAATTATCGATGGAGACGATCGCACTTGTCCTCTCATCAGCATTCCTTGCATTGCTTATTGCAATTCCCCTGGGAATTCTTTCAGCAAAGAACGAGATGATATTCCATGTGCTCAAGCCAATACTTGACCTGATGCAGACAATGCCTTCATTTGTGTACCTTATTCCTGCAGTCATTTTCTTCGGACTTGGAAATGTCCCGGGACTTGTTGCGACCATTGTTTTCGCAATGCCTCCTGCTATCAGGCTTACGAACCTTGGCATCAGGCAGGTTCCCAAAGAGCTTACAGAAGTGGCCGATGCATTCGGTTCTACCCCATGGCAGAAACTTGTCAAGGTGGAACTTCCAACCGCATTGCCAAGCATAATGGCAGGTGTCAACCAATGTATCATGCTCTCACTTTCAATGGTGGTAATTGCTGCCATGATCGGTGCAAGGGGACTGGGTTACCAGGTTCTCATTGGTATCCAGAGGGTCGATATCGGCCAGGGATTCGAAGCAGGACTTGGTATCGTGATCATTGCGATCATACTTGACAGGTTCACACAGCATCTTACGCCTAAGTAA
- a CDS encoding glycine betaine ABC transporter substrate-binding protein, translated as MKNKSIYVLACFMLALAIIGAGCASESNENTVEETESIVLGYPPWDDTRANTFVIKQVLESEGYDVETVNADLGAIFQGVAQGDIDVFAGAWLPTTQGTYWERYEGDLDYVNNISTGAKIGLVVPTYVTIDSIDELNENSDKFEGVIQGIEPGAGIMATTEVALEEYNLDYVLSASSTVGMATELQDSIDNEEWMVVTLWQPHWTFARMDLKFLEDPKNVYGEGDNIVLLARNGLSEDKPEAYAILERYEMDMSDIASIMIDLEQGMDQEEAAAKWIENNPEKVNEWLGEQ; from the coding sequence TTGAAAAATAAATCAATATACGTGTTAGCATGTTTCATGCTTGCACTGGCTATTATCGGAGCCGGATGTGCATCCGAAAGTAACGAAAATACAGTAGAAGAAACAGAATCTATCGTCCTTGGATATCCTCCATGGGATGATACAAGGGCAAATACCTTCGTAATAAAGCAAGTACTTGAATCAGAGGGATATGATGTTGAGACCGTAAACGCCGATCTTGGTGCTATTTTCCAGGGAGTTGCACAGGGAGACATCGATGTCTTTGCAGGTGCATGGTTGCCGACAACTCAGGGAACTTACTGGGAAAGATATGAAGGTGACCTTGATTATGTTAATAACATAAGCACTGGCGCAAAGATCGGACTGGTTGTTCCAACTTATGTTACTATTGACTCCATAGACGAACTTAATGAAAATAGTGACAAGTTCGAGGGAGTTATACAGGGAATTGAACCAGGTGCAGGAATAATGGCAACCACTGAAGTTGCACTTGAAGAATACAACCTTGATTATGTATTAAGTGCAAGCAGTACAGTTGGAATGGCAACTGAGCTGCAGGATTCCATCGACAATGAAGAGTGGATGGTTGTAACCCTTTGGCAGCCACACTGGACATTTGCAAGAATGGACCTGAAATTCCTGGAAGACCCGAAGAATGTCTATGGCGAGGGTGACAATATTGTTCTCCTGGCAAGAAATGGTCTTTCAGAGGACAAACCAGAAGCATATGCGATTCTTGAAAGATATGAGATGGATATGTCAGATATAGCATCCATTATGATAGACCTTGAACAGGGAATGGATCAGGAAGAAGCAGCTGCAAAATGGATCGAGAACAATCCGGAAAAGGTAAATGAGTGGTTGGGAGAACAATAA
- a CDS encoding glycine betaine ABC transporter substrate-binding protein — MLILVLMVTLFAAGCAEQGDANEDGAASEKQEVTVGYVLWDGEIASTNVIQQVLEMKGYDVEIIAVDAGALYQGLSQGDFDFTTSAWLPITQENYWNQYGDQVVNVRHNLEGCQLGLAVPTYVEVNSIDELNANKEAFDSEIIGIDPGAGIMQNTENAIEAYELDYTLISSSTAGMTAELSRAIADEEPIIVTLWSPHWAFGRWDLKYLDDPEGIFGQADNVDTLARMGLEEDMPEVYDLLTRFQWSHEDIQSVMLDMENGMSPEEAAAKWIENNPEKVNEWLGE, encoded by the coding sequence ATGTTGATTTTAGTATTGATGGTGACCCTTTTTGCTGCAGGTTGTGCAGAGCAGGGTGATGCAAATGAAGATGGAGCTGCTTCTGAAAAACAGGAAGTAACCGTTGGATATGTCCTCTGGGACGGAGAGATCGCAAGTACAAATGTGATCCAGCAGGTACTTGAGATGAAAGGCTATGATGTTGAGATCATTGCAGTTGATGCAGGAGCACTTTACCAGGGTCTTTCACAGGGAGACTTCGATTTCACAACATCTGCATGGTTACCTATCACACAGGAGAACTACTGGAACCAGTATGGTGACCAGGTTGTCAACGTAAGACACAACCTTGAAGGATGCCAGCTTGGACTTGCAGTACCTACATACGTTGAAGTTAATTCCATCGATGAGCTCAATGCCAACAAGGAAGCATTTGATTCAGAGATAATCGGCATCGATCCTGGTGCAGGTATCATGCAGAACACCGAAAATGCAATTGAAGCATACGAGCTTGATTATACACTTATCTCAAGCAGTACAGCCGGAATGACTGCTGAACTTAGCAGGGCTATCGCTGATGAGGAGCCTATTATAGTTACACTCTGGTCACCACACTGGGCATTCGGTCGCTGGGATCTCAAATATCTCGATGATCCTGAAGGTATATTTGGCCAGGCAGATAATGTGGACACCCTTGCACGTATGGGTCTTGAAGAAGACATGCCTGAAGTGTATGATTTGCTCACAAGATTCCAGTGGTCACATGAGGACATTCAGTCTGTAATGCTTGACATGGAGAACGGTATGTCTCCTGAAGAGGCTGCCGCAAAGTGGATCGAGAACAATCCAGAAAAGGTAAACGAGTGGCTTGGTGAGTAA